A single genomic interval of Oryza sativa Japonica Group chromosome 7, ASM3414082v1 harbors:
- the LOC9266118 gene encoding uncharacterized protein — MYYASTDHIRQPITTPPLRRSKLLIPVIFLPKPLTMATECGVNKSRRFDPGMSRRTRRSTSLIVCYQDQHAPSLVQQLRQDDKLKTLFQRQGMELQPPYPYEDQELQSEGDEQETPNRYHDEQEEKPHHYLDEEQEKKPFQDQDGERKTPKQYLDEDQKTVQQCQYEDKKVPNQCKDEENTPGQYQDEEQKIAKQCKEEEEEEEENALEKYQDEEHKSLKAQHQCQDTERKAPGQCKTAKTKLITPPCANDVPRFSLQDLIQEKQLLIGEAKATSKLGNGKKAIADRKLPPPPAASSATLAMVIKRPDGGKKSMGVIRRCVQALNQMVKAKHGSKKNKPPF; from the coding sequence ATGTACTATGCATCTACTGATCACATCAGGCAACCTATAACAACTCCACCCCTGAGAAGAAGCAAGTTGCTCATTCCGGTGATCTTTCTCCCCAAACCACTGACAATGGCCACAGAGTGTGGTGTGAACAAATCCCGCCGCTTCGATCCTGGCATGTCGAGGCGAACACGAAGATCAACAAGTCTCATCGTTTGTTATCAAGATCAACATGCGCCGTCCCTGGTGCAGCAGCTACGTCAAGATGACAAGCTGAAGACATTGTTCCAGCGCCAAGGTATGGAGCTTCAGCCACCATATCCATATGAAGATCAGGAGCTGCAAAGCGAAGGTGATGAACAGGAGACACCGAATCGATACCATGATGAGCAGGAGGAGAAACCTCACCATTATCTAGATGAAGAGCAGGAGAAGAAACCATTCCAGGATCAAGACGGAGAGAGGAAAACACCAAAGCAATATCTTGATGAGGATCAGAAGACAGTGCAGCAATGCCAATATGAGGACAAGAAGGTGCCAAATCAATGCAAAGATGAGGAGAATACTCCAGGGCAATACCAAGATGAGGAGCAGAAAATAGCTAAACAatgcaaagaagaagaagaagaagaagaagagaatgcATTAGAGAAGTATCAAGATGAAGAGCACAAGTCACTCAAGGCACAACACCAATGCCAAGACACGGAGCGGAAGGCCCCGGGGCAATGCAAAACTGCGAAGACGAAGCTGATCACGCCGCCTTGTGCCAACGATGTGCCCCGGTTCTCCCTTCAGGATCTGATACAAGAGAAGCAGCTCCTCATCGGAGAAGCCAAGGCCACCAGCAAGCTCGGAAACGGCAAGAAAGCCATTGCTGATCGTAAACTCCCTCCACCTCCGGCTGCCTCCAGCGCGACGTTGGCTATGGTGATAAAGCGACCTGATGGGGGAAAGAAGTCGATGGGAGTGATCCGCCGGTGCGTGCAGGCCCTGAACCAGATGGTCAAGGCCAAACATGGCTCCAAGAAGAACAAGCCTCCTTTCTAA
- the LOC9270363 gene encoding non-specific lipid transfer protein GPI-anchored 5, which translates to MAVARGVALAVVLAAAAAILAASPVAAQGGGGGGGSGSCMTEIISLASCLGYMSGNSSAPKPSCCTALSSVVTSKPACLCAVLGGGASSLGVTINNTRALELPAACNVKTPPASQCSTVGVPMPSPATPATPAAPAVPSETPAGTGGSKATPTTATTTTGQSASGGSVGKAASMATVVVSVAFALIHV; encoded by the exons ATGGCGGTCGCGAGAGGAGTTGCACTggccgtcgtgctcgccgcggcggcggcgatcctcGCGGCGAGCCCCGTCGcggcgcagggcggcggcggcggcggcggcagcggcagctgcATGACGGAGATAATCAGCCTGGCGTCGTGCCTGGGCTACATGTCCGGGAACTCGTCGGCGCCGAAGCCGtcgtgctgcacggcgctgTCGAGCGTGGTGACGTCCAAACCGGCGTGCCTCTGCgccgtgctcggcggcggcgcctcctcgcTCGGCGTCACCATCAACAACACCCGCGCCCTCGAGCTCCCCGCCGCCTGCAACGTCAAGACCCCTCCGGCGAGCCAGTGCAGCA ctgtcggcgtcccgatgccatctccggcgacgccggcgacacCGGCGGCACCGGCGGTGCCAAGCGAGACTCCGGCGGGAACCGGCGGGTCGAAGGCGactccgacgacggcgaccaccaccaccgggcAGAGTGCTTCCGGCGGGAGCGTCGGCAAGGCGGCGTCCATGGCGACCGTCGTCGTTTCAGTGGCGTTTGCACTGATCCATGTTTGA